One genomic window of Undibacterium cyanobacteriorum includes the following:
- a CDS encoding DUF1501 domain-containing protein, with protein MSKLNVSRREFLRLSSMLGSASALGVATPFALNLATMGSAAAQGNVSDYKAIVCLFMYGANDHANTVLATDTTSWTQYTTVRTTAEAGSIALPAVGTNGGVLPITPSTPQVGRSFGLHPSLTDLKTLFDNKRAAIIANVGPLIVPTTLTQYQKATVPLPPKLFSHNDQQSLWQAYAPEGASYGWGGRMGDLLAANNSNPIFTAISTSGNAVFLSGRNIIQYQVSASGATPITGLSGTLYGSSTAGSTLRSVITGDTANYFQKEHAAVTNRAINAQALLGPSMAVAGPNGVPNPGQYTNPNTGALANNALATQLQTVARIIAGRNALGAKRQVFFVSMGGFDTHDFQKTAQADLLARLSHAINYFDGVMGNLMGTDLRNQVTLFTASDFGRTFTSNGDGTDHGWGSHHFIVGGAVKGGNIYGTFPVTGLKHAEDVGSGSLLPQFSVDQYGATLATWFGLTPTQISDVFPNIGNFATRNLGFI; from the coding sequence AGGGCAACGTCAGTGATTACAAGGCGATCGTCTGTCTCTTTATGTACGGCGCTAACGATCACGCTAACACGGTGCTCGCCACCGATACGACTTCATGGACCCAATACACGACCGTACGGACCACTGCTGAAGCGGGTTCGATAGCATTGCCCGCGGTTGGCACCAATGGAGGCGTGCTTCCAATTACACCAAGCACCCCACAAGTCGGTCGAAGCTTTGGACTACACCCTAGCTTGACGGATCTAAAAACACTCTTCGACAACAAGCGCGCGGCAATTATTGCCAACGTTGGCCCACTGATTGTGCCAACCACGCTCACGCAATATCAAAAGGCAACAGTTCCACTGCCGCCCAAACTTTTTTCGCACAATGACCAACAAAGTCTATGGCAAGCCTACGCGCCAGAAGGTGCTTCGTATGGTTGGGGTGGCCGCATGGGGGACTTATTAGCTGCTAATAATAGTAATCCTATTTTTACGGCGATTTCCACGTCCGGTAATGCTGTATTTTTATCCGGCCGCAACATCATTCAGTATCAAGTCAGCGCATCTGGAGCAACACCAATAACAGGCCTTTCTGGCACCCTGTATGGATCATCTACCGCTGGAAGTACTTTACGTTCGGTGATCACGGGCGACACGGCTAACTACTTTCAAAAGGAACACGCGGCTGTCACAAATCGAGCAATCAACGCACAAGCGCTTTTGGGACCGTCAATGGCGGTCGCAGGCCCCAACGGTGTTCCAAACCCTGGCCAATACACCAATCCTAACACTGGTGCCCTCGCAAATAACGCACTTGCCACTCAATTACAAACGGTAGCAAGAATCATCGCGGGTCGAAACGCGCTTGGCGCAAAACGCCAAGTATTTTTCGTCAGTATGGGTGGTTTCGATACACATGATTTCCAAAAAACTGCGCAGGCAGATTTGTTAGCCCGCCTATCTCATGCAATCAATTATTTCGATGGCGTAATGGGAAATTTGATGGGAACTGACTTACGCAATCAAGTCACCTTATTCACCGCGTCCGATTTCGGTCGCACTTTCACCAGCAACGGAGATGGCACAGATCATGGTTGGGGCTCACACCACTTTATTGTTGGCGGAGCTGTCAAAGGCGGCAATATTTATGGCACGTTCCCGGTCACGGGATTAAAACACGCCGAAGACGTTGGCTCTGGCAGTCTGCTACCACAATTTTCGGTTGATCAGTATGGCGCGACATTGGCGACCTGGTTTGGACTGACTCCGACACAAATCAGTGACGTGTTTCCAAACATTGGCAATTTTGCGACTCGCAATCTCGGATTCATTTAG
- a CDS encoding YciI family protein: MLFVIRFHDKPETQEIRKALLPSHLAWLDQHKESILVGGSLRVSPEQSPVGGLWIAQAQCKEELMALIESDPFWIADLRLSVEILHWSKAFDDRQVLV; the protein is encoded by the coding sequence ATGTTATTCGTCATCAGATTTCACGATAAACCAGAAACACAAGAGATTCGAAAGGCTCTTTTACCATCCCACCTGGCATGGTTAGATCAACATAAGGAATCCATTCTGGTCGGAGGCTCTCTCCGCGTCAGTCCCGAGCAATCACCTGTTGGAGGCTTATGGATTGCGCAAGCTCAATGCAAGGAAGAATTGATGGCGCTGATCGAGAGTGATCCGTTTTGGATTGCAGATCTACGCCTATCTGTAGAGATCTTACATTGGTCGAAAGCATTTGATGATCGCCAAGTACTGGTATGA